One window of the Actinomyces wuliandei genome contains the following:
- a CDS encoding FABP family protein: MAFTFPDGLAPELYPLAWLVGTWRGYGVLTYGETVPEQAVYQEMVFDHDGGPYLRQLTTIWTVDATRSQDLDFEVPGLEGSGLLAPAQVWSTETAYWRPVTQEEPDPEDADDTGTRAPVTRLEMVSADPAGHVAVWEGWIQGPRAQVASQAVGRSRTAAALTQMSRMVGLVGGDLMWTQDMAAFGVEELTTYASGRLGRVAEPQEGTS, translated from the coding sequence ATGGCGTTCACCTTTCCTGACGGCCTCGCACCCGAGCTCTACCCGCTGGCCTGGCTGGTCGGCACCTGGCGCGGCTACGGTGTCCTCACCTATGGTGAGACCGTTCCTGAGCAGGCCGTCTACCAGGAGATGGTCTTCGACCACGACGGCGGCCCCTACCTGCGTCAGCTCACGACGATCTGGACGGTGGACGCCACCCGCAGCCAGGACCTCGACTTCGAGGTGCCCGGGCTGGAGGGGTCGGGTCTCCTGGCCCCCGCCCAGGTGTGGTCCACCGAGACCGCCTACTGGCGTCCGGTGACCCAGGAGGAGCCGGACCCTGAGGACGCCGACGACACTGGCACCCGCGCCCCTGTCACCCGCCTGGAGATGGTCTCCGCCGACCCCGCCGGGCACGTCGCCGTCTGGGAGGGCTGGATCCAGGGGCCGCGGGCGCAGGTCGCCTCCCAGGCGGTGGGACGGTCGCGCACTGCGGCGGCGCTGACCCAGATGTCACGTATGGTCGGGCTCGTCGGCGGGGACCTCATGTGGACCCAGGACATGGCCGCCTTCGGTGTCGAGGAGCTGACCACCTACGCGTCCGGCCGTCTGGGCAGGGTGGCGGAGCCTCAAGAGGGGACCTCCTGA
- a CDS encoding 4'-phosphopantetheinyl transferase family protein, giving the protein MTREADLLDRVVPPCVVVCEVGDDVEEPLFPAEERHIARAVARRRAEFTTVRYCARQALRGLGRQRPVMVPGDQGEPTWPDGVVGALTHCEGYRAAAVARSQEVASLGIDAEPNGPLPSGVLGIVASAAERDHLRAVSAQRPGIAFDRLLFSVKESVYKAWFPLERCWLGFDDVEVRIEPWGGFQARLLAAAVPWHSVRGAWVCSGSHVASVVVVPATC; this is encoded by the coding sequence GTGACCCGTGAGGCGGACCTGCTGGATCGCGTGGTGCCGCCCTGTGTCGTGGTCTGCGAGGTGGGGGACGACGTCGAGGAGCCGCTTTTCCCCGCAGAGGAGAGGCACATTGCCAGGGCGGTCGCCAGGCGGCGCGCTGAGTTCACCACGGTGCGTTACTGTGCCCGTCAGGCGCTGCGGGGCCTGGGGCGGCAGCGTCCGGTCATGGTGCCGGGTGACCAGGGCGAACCGACCTGGCCTGACGGGGTGGTAGGTGCCCTGACCCACTGCGAGGGCTACCGGGCGGCGGCTGTCGCGCGGTCGCAGGAGGTGGCCTCCCTCGGCATCGACGCTGAGCCCAACGGTCCGCTGCCCTCAGGCGTCCTGGGCATCGTGGCCTCTGCCGCAGAGCGTGACCACCTGCGAGCCGTGTCCGCCCAGCGTCCCGGGATCGCCTTTGACCGCCTGCTGTTCAGTGTCAAGGAGAGCGTGTACAAGGCGTGGTTCCCCCTGGAGCGCTGCTGGCTGGGATTCGACGACGTCGAGGTGCGTATCGAGCCCTGGGGTGGCTTCCAGGCCCGTCTGCTGGCTGCTGCGGTGCCGTGGCACAGCGTGAGGGGGGCGTGGGTGTGCAGCGGGAGCCATGTCGCCAGTGTCGTGGTCGTTCCTGCCACCTGCTAG
- a CDS encoding YgfZ/GcvT domain-containing protein, whose translation MLPSPLLSRPGAVAGPEGDPDSTVPAHYGDPLREQVALADGHALSALARDVVAVTGLDRLSWLTTLSSQVLTGLAPGDGGAEALLMDAQGHITHALAALDDGQRLLLVTEAGRGEDLAGFLESMRFMLRVEVRVAEELAVLGALGGGVARLEEAARPGHWLGTWRDPWPGVVEGGTSYDVGLEGRPHPGAGYQAGWVVVPAGDVPEVVRAWERGRGGDVTGQAAAEAVGQSGSAGRAQGGGHVVARRVLAGSLAWEALRVEAGRPRQAREVDARTIPHELDWLRTAVHLTKGCYPGQETVARTLNLGRPPRRLTVLQLDGLGGELPAPGAAVHLGERAVGAVTSVARHHELGPVALALLRRGVPVDEPLTVAVTEADQTEADQEEADQEAGQGGRQGAGHPGSRPEEPREVGRVAAAQEPLVSPEGRAQASPAERPGARLRGAGTRGTDLPRRPAR comes from the coding sequence ATGCTGCCCTCGCCGCTGCTGAGCCGTCCCGGTGCCGTCGCCGGGCCCGAGGGGGACCCGGACTCGACCGTGCCCGCCCACTACGGGGACCCGCTGCGCGAGCAGGTCGCCCTGGCCGACGGGCACGCGCTGAGCGCCCTGGCCCGTGACGTCGTGGCGGTGACCGGTCTCGACCGCCTGAGCTGGCTGACCACTCTGTCCAGCCAGGTGCTGACCGGTCTGGCCCCCGGTGACGGCGGGGCCGAGGCCCTGCTCATGGACGCCCAGGGGCACATCACCCACGCTCTGGCGGCTCTTGACGACGGCCAGCGCCTTCTCCTGGTGACCGAGGCCGGGCGCGGCGAGGACCTGGCGGGCTTCCTGGAGTCGATGCGGTTCATGCTCCGGGTCGAGGTGCGGGTGGCCGAGGAGCTGGCCGTGCTGGGTGCTCTGGGAGGCGGTGTGGCCCGCCTGGAGGAGGCCGCCCGGCCGGGGCACTGGCTGGGCACCTGGCGTGATCCCTGGCCGGGGGTGGTCGAGGGCGGGACCAGCTACGACGTCGGCCTGGAGGGGCGTCCGCACCCCGGTGCCGGGTACCAGGCGGGCTGGGTGGTTGTTCCTGCCGGTGACGTCCCCGAGGTGGTGCGCGCCTGGGAGCGCGGACGGGGCGGGGACGTCACCGGGCAGGCAGCCGCGGAGGCTGTCGGCCAGAGCGGCTCAGCCGGCAGGGCGCAGGGCGGGGGGCACGTGGTCGCCAGGAGAGTCCTGGCGGGCTCCCTGGCCTGGGAGGCGCTGCGGGTGGAGGCGGGGCGTCCGCGCCAGGCGCGTGAGGTCGACGCCCGCACCATCCCTCACGAGCTGGACTGGCTGCGTACCGCCGTGCACCTGACCAAGGGCTGCTACCCGGGCCAGGAGACGGTGGCACGCACCCTCAACTTGGGGCGGCCTCCGCGCCGCCTGACTGTCCTCCAGCTCGACGGCCTGGGCGGAGAGCTGCCCGCCCCCGGTGCGGCGGTGCACCTGGGGGAGCGTGCCGTGGGGGCGGTGACCTCGGTGGCGCGCCACCACGAGCTGGGGCCGGTGGCGCTGGCCCTGCTGCGCCGGGGGGTGCCGGTGGATGAGCCGCTGACGGTGGCGGTGACCGAGGCCGACCAGACCGAGGCCGACCAGGAGGAGGCAGACCAGGAAGCCGGCCAGGGTGGCAGGCAGGGTGCCGGGCACCCTGGGAGCCGGCCGGAGGAGCCGCGTGAGGTGGGGCGGGTCGCGGCTGCCCAGGAGCCCCTGGTCTCCCCCGAGGGGCGTGCTCAGGCCAGCCCCGCCGAGCGTCCCGGGGCCAGGTTGCGGGGTGCCGGGACGCGCGGGACGGATCTGCCTCGGCGCCCGGCGCGGTGA
- a CDS encoding DUF2516 family protein, which translates to MDALAMTATYLEQAVFWIWRLSQLAAVLLGVWALVDALTHDPSHFVAAGKRTKGFWAGVNAAGLGVLLLMGAASMLGLLGVVASAVYLADVRPALRPYSPVRVRSSVRIPGRARQKRPGGQWGGGRGPRDWRPGR; encoded by the coding sequence GTGGATGCGCTGGCGATGACTGCGACCTACCTGGAGCAGGCTGTCTTCTGGATCTGGAGGCTCAGCCAGCTCGCCGCTGTCCTCCTGGGCGTGTGGGCACTCGTTGACGCCCTCACGCACGACCCCTCCCACTTTGTGGCTGCGGGCAAGCGCACCAAGGGGTTCTGGGCCGGGGTCAACGCCGCTGGCCTCGGTGTCCTCCTTCTCATGGGTGCTGCTTCTATGCTGGGGCTGCTGGGGGTCGTGGCCAGCGCGGTGTACCTGGCTGACGTCCGCCCCGCCCTGCGCCCCTACTCCCCGGTGCGGGTGCGCTCCTCCGTCCGTATCCCGGGGCGGGCACGGCAGAAGCGGCCGGGAGGCCAGTGGGGTGGTGGGCGCGGTCCTCGCGACTGGCGCCCGGGACGCTGA
- the betT gene encoding choline BCCT transporter BetT has translation MLVTSLLVTGLMATWFLTTPTSAGRVLDTAVVWAADHLGWFYITLASAALVFVVYLGFRYPGVRLGSDHDRPRYSTFSWAAMLFAAGIGTDLMFYAVAEPATQFLSPPQVVGETVEAARQSTVWTIYHYGITGWGMYALMGLALGYVAHRKKAPLAVRSVLAPLFGRRVRGPVGHAIDIATVIGTIFGVATSLGIGVVMLNVGLGILVGVPQGLGAQTALVVLAVVLATVSATTGVDKGVRLLSQLNVALAVVLAAWALVTSSTTFLLRAMVMNIGDFVTMFPGMTLDTMAYSYPSEWMRSWTLFFWAWWIAWASFVGMFLARISKGRTIGQFVLGTLVIPFSYIIMWVSVFGNTAVKRIMDGDSAFGQTVEASPEQGFFALLTTIPGTPVLVALSTLVGLLFYVTSADSGALVMANLCSELPTADTDARPSLRILWAAVTGALTVGMLLVGGITALQSATIIMAVPFAIVLVLVMVGLNRALHQEQLHEQAVYRSFAVQWTSPEPTVSVSVGSWRRRLSLSLGSVSPRQAEQRLQNVIRPALDEVAAALQERGVPAVVREVHDGLQDDVSKRVQLEALSQDEDGEDFIYPVQIRRSRATSHGARTIRAEDTMIHLEVALGEGLSYSIYPYEGNQICNDVLDHYERYELVAASRESPPQEAA, from the coding sequence GTGCTTGTCACCTCCCTGCTGGTCACCGGGCTCATGGCCACCTGGTTCCTGACGACGCCCACCTCGGCAGGCAGGGTCCTCGACACGGCCGTGGTGTGGGCCGCCGACCACCTCGGCTGGTTCTACATCACCCTCGCCAGCGCGGCGCTGGTCTTCGTCGTCTACCTGGGCTTCCGCTACCCCGGCGTCCGGCTGGGGAGCGACCACGACCGCCCCCGGTACTCCACCTTCTCCTGGGCGGCCATGCTGTTCGCGGCTGGCATCGGCACAGACCTCATGTTCTACGCCGTCGCCGAGCCAGCCACGCAGTTCCTCTCCCCGCCCCAGGTCGTCGGCGAGACAGTAGAGGCCGCACGCCAGTCAACCGTGTGGACCATCTACCACTACGGCATCACAGGCTGGGGCATGTACGCCCTCATGGGACTCGCCCTGGGCTACGTCGCCCACCGCAAGAAGGCGCCACTGGCGGTCCGCTCGGTCCTCGCGCCCCTTTTCGGCAGGCGGGTCCGGGGACCTGTCGGGCACGCGATCGACATCGCCACGGTGATCGGCACCATCTTCGGTGTCGCGACCTCACTGGGTATCGGCGTGGTCATGCTCAACGTGGGCCTGGGCATCCTGGTCGGGGTGCCCCAGGGGCTGGGCGCCCAGACGGCCCTGGTCGTCCTGGCGGTCGTCCTGGCCACCGTCTCGGCGACCACCGGTGTCGACAAAGGGGTGCGCCTCCTGTCCCAGCTCAACGTCGCCCTGGCGGTCGTCCTGGCCGCGTGGGCGCTGGTCACCAGTAGCACCACGTTCCTGCTGCGCGCCATGGTGATGAACATCGGTGACTTCGTCACCATGTTCCCCGGGATGACCCTGGACACGATGGCCTACAGCTACCCGAGTGAGTGGATGCGGTCGTGGACACTCTTCTTCTGGGCGTGGTGGATAGCCTGGGCGTCATTCGTGGGCATGTTCCTGGCCCGGATCTCCAAGGGGCGCACGATCGGCCAGTTCGTGCTGGGCACCCTGGTGATCCCGTTCTCCTACATCATCATGTGGGTCTCGGTCTTCGGCAACACCGCGGTGAAGCGGATCATGGACGGGGACTCCGCGTTCGGGCAGACCGTGGAGGCCTCCCCGGAGCAGGGGTTCTTTGCGCTGCTGACGACGATCCCAGGGACACCCGTCCTGGTGGCGCTGTCGACGCTGGTGGGGCTGCTGTTCTACGTCACCTCCGCCGACTCCGGCGCACTGGTCATGGCAAACCTGTGCAGCGAGCTGCCCACAGCCGACACCGACGCGCGCCCGTCGCTGCGCATCCTGTGGGCGGCGGTCACGGGGGCGCTGACAGTCGGCATGCTCCTGGTCGGTGGCATCACGGCCCTGCAGAGCGCCACAATCATTATGGCGGTCCCCTTCGCCATCGTCCTGGTGCTCGTCATGGTGGGCCTCAACCGGGCACTGCACCAGGAGCAGCTGCACGAGCAGGCGGTCTACCGCTCCTTCGCCGTGCAGTGGACAAGTCCCGAGCCCACAGTCTCAGTCTCAGTGGGGTCATGGCGGCGCCGGCTGTCACTGTCGCTGGGCTCGGTGTCCCCCCGCCAGGCCGAGCAGCGCCTCCAAAACGTCATCCGCCCGGCCCTGGACGAGGTCGCCGCCGCCCTCCAAGAGCGTGGGGTCCCCGCCGTCGTGCGTGAGGTCCACGACGGGCTGCAGGACGACGTCTCCAAGCGTGTCCAGCTGGAGGCGCTGTCACAGGACGAGGACGGCGAGGACTTCATCTACCCGGTCCAGATCCGCCGCTCACGGGCCACGTCCCACGGCGCCCGCACGATCAGGGCGGAGGACACGATGATCCACCTGGAGGTGGCGCTCGGGGAGGGGCTGAGCTACAGCATCTACCCCTACGAGGGAAACCAGATCTGCAACGACGTGCTCGACCACTACGAGCGCTACGAGCTGGTGGCCGCCTCCAGGGAGTCCCCGCCCCAAGAGGCGGCGTGA
- the pstB gene encoding phosphate ABC transporter ATP-binding protein PstB, producing MSKRIDVINESIYYGDVLAVKDVNVRIEPRTVTALIGPSGCGKSTFLRTLNRMHEVIPGARVEGQVVVDGVNLYDPGVDAVQVRRAIGMVFQRPNPFPTMSIAENVLAGVRLNNRRLRKAEAEELVESSLRGANLWDEVKDRLDRPGAGLSGGQQQRLCIARAIAVRPSVLLMDEPCSALDPISTLAVEDLIAELKSDYTIVIVTHNMQQASRVSDMTGFFNLEATGRPGQLVEFDATAKVFSAPSQKATEDYISGRFG from the coding sequence GTGTCCAAGCGGATCGACGTCATCAACGAGAGCATTTACTACGGTGACGTGCTGGCCGTCAAGGACGTCAATGTCCGCATCGAGCCACGCACGGTCACCGCCCTCATCGGCCCCTCCGGGTGCGGGAAGTCGACGTTCCTGCGCACGCTCAACCGGATGCACGAGGTCATCCCCGGTGCGCGTGTGGAGGGCCAGGTCGTCGTCGACGGCGTCAACCTCTACGACCCCGGCGTGGACGCCGTCCAGGTGCGTCGTGCTATCGGCATGGTGTTCCAGCGTCCCAACCCCTTCCCCACGATGTCTATCGCGGAGAACGTCCTGGCGGGTGTGCGCCTGAACAACCGCAGGCTCAGGAAGGCCGAGGCCGAGGAGCTGGTCGAGTCCTCCCTGCGTGGCGCCAACCTGTGGGACGAGGTCAAGGACCGCCTGGACCGTCCCGGCGCCGGCCTGTCCGGCGGGCAGCAGCAGCGCCTGTGCATCGCGCGCGCGATCGCGGTCAGGCCCTCCGTCCTGCTCATGGACGAGCCCTGCTCCGCGCTGGACCCGATCTCCACCCTGGCAGTGGAGGACCTCATCGCCGAGCTCAAGAGCGACTACACGATCGTCATCGTCACCCACAACATGCAGCAGGCCTCGCGCGTGTCGGACATGACCGGGTTCTTCAACCTGGAGGCCACCGGGCGGCCTGGCCAGCTGGTGGAGTTCGACGCCACCGCCAAGGTCTTCTCCGCCCCGTCCCAGAAGGCCACGGAGGACTACATCTCCGGCCGCTTCGGCTGA
- a CDS encoding TetR/AcrR family transcriptional regulator, with the protein MDSVEPRRTGHYASRRAHTDAQLATAVRDLVVQHGYTALTIERVAQESGVAKTTIYRRWGSKAEMVFDLILHPTAQDEDDQTASDPHSVQDSIRQLAESTVAMIASPVGLAVIPGLLAEMAGNPKLRASMETVLIRRAHDAISSALNEPVPHPANINEFHATLLGVPYVRLYLLNEKNVDRITDQLTDQLLLLIGLPPRPSPASCPSA; encoded by the coding sequence ATGGACTCCGTAGAGCCACGCCGGACCGGCCACTACGCCTCACGACGCGCCCACACCGATGCACAGCTGGCGACTGCCGTCAGGGACCTTGTGGTCCAGCACGGCTACACGGCACTGACTATCGAGAGGGTCGCACAGGAGTCCGGAGTCGCCAAGACCACCATCTACCGCCGGTGGGGCTCCAAGGCGGAGATGGTCTTCGACCTCATCCTCCACCCCACGGCGCAGGACGAGGACGACCAGACCGCCAGTGACCCCCACAGCGTCCAGGACAGCATCAGGCAGCTCGCGGAGAGCACTGTGGCGATGATCGCCTCCCCCGTCGGCCTGGCGGTCATCCCGGGGCTCCTGGCAGAAATGGCGGGCAACCCCAAGCTCCGCGCCTCCATGGAGACCGTCCTGATCAGGAGGGCGCACGACGCCATCTCCTCCGCCCTCAACGAGCCGGTCCCCCACCCTGCCAACATCAACGAGTTCCACGCCACCCTGCTGGGCGTCCCCTACGTCCGCCTCTACCTGCTCAACGAGAAGAACGTGGACAGGATCACCGACCAGCTCACCGACCAGCTCCTCCTCCTGATCGGCCTGCCTCCCCGCCCCAGCCCCGCCTCCTGCCCCTCCGCCTGA
- a CDS encoding response regulator transcription factor encodes MRIIMFTRETDASDVLPAAAFLDPQVECLPPVPASYVAVDSADVVMIDARGDLTRARALCQLLTGPMECPPVMLVLEEGGAAALQSDWGSADFVMPSAGPAEVSARLRLLHAHVPLVERVNDALIEVGDLAIDVTAYTARLHGSILDLTYKEFELLKFLAANHGRVLTRETLLDEVWGEDYIGGSRTVDVHIRRLRAKLGTDHDHLIGTVRNVGYRLDAPQEQGS; translated from the coding sequence GTGCGGATCATCATGTTCACCCGCGAGACAGACGCCTCTGACGTCCTCCCGGCGGCAGCCTTCCTCGACCCCCAGGTCGAGTGCCTCCCACCCGTCCCCGCCTCCTACGTGGCAGTCGACTCCGCCGACGTGGTCATGATCGACGCCCGCGGCGACCTGACCCGGGCACGAGCCCTCTGCCAGCTCCTGACCGGCCCCATGGAGTGCCCGCCTGTCATGCTCGTCCTGGAGGAGGGCGGGGCCGCCGCCCTCCAGAGCGACTGGGGCAGCGCGGACTTTGTCATGCCTAGCGCGGGACCGGCCGAGGTGTCAGCCCGCCTGCGGCTCCTGCACGCTCACGTCCCCCTCGTCGAGCGGGTCAACGACGCCCTTATCGAGGTCGGCGACCTGGCCATCGACGTGACGGCCTACACCGCCAGGCTGCACGGCTCCATCCTGGACCTCACCTACAAGGAGTTCGAGCTGCTGAAGTTCCTGGCAGCCAACCACGGCCGGGTCCTCACTCGTGAGACGCTCCTGGACGAGGTGTGGGGTGAGGACTACATCGGCGGCTCACGCACGGTTGACGTCCACATCCGGCGCCTGCGTGCCAAGCTCGGCACGGACCACGACCACCTCATCGGAACCGTGCGCAACGTCGGCTACCGTCTGGACGCCCCGCAGGAGCAGGGCTCCTAG
- the dtd gene encoding D-aminoacyl-tRNA deacylase — translation MRAVLQRVRRAAVRVDGEVVGEVTRPGLMVLVGVTHEDGPAQAGVIGRKIADLRLLESGVEGDGVAGASGPERSVADLGAPVLVVSQFTLYGDTRKGRRPTWNRAAPAEVAQPLVEAVVADLRARGLEVATGRFGAHMEIDMVADGPVTLLVEAQ, via the coding sequence ATGCGCGCCGTGCTCCAGCGCGTCAGGCGCGCTGCCGTACGGGTTGACGGTGAGGTGGTTGGTGAGGTCACCAGGCCGGGGCTCATGGTCCTGGTGGGGGTGACCCACGAGGACGGCCCCGCCCAGGCGGGTGTCATCGGCCGCAAGATCGCGGACCTGCGGCTGCTGGAGAGCGGCGTGGAGGGTGACGGTGTGGCGGGTGCGTCCGGCCCCGAGCGCTCTGTGGCCGACCTGGGTGCTCCGGTGCTTGTCGTCTCCCAGTTCACCCTCTACGGGGACACGCGCAAGGGACGGCGTCCTACCTGGAACCGGGCCGCTCCCGCCGAGGTGGCCCAGCCGCTGGTGGAGGCGGTGGTGGCTGACCTGCGCGCTCGCGGCCTGGAGGTCGCGACTGGTCGGTTCGGTGCGCACATGGAGATTGACATGGTTGCCGACGGCCCTGTGACGCTCCTGGTGGAGGCGCAGTGA
- a CDS encoding zinc-binding dehydrogenase → MGLTALRALRALRVGSGKQVLVVGGNGGVGSTTIQVARLLGAEVDAVVGRQGQAAEQAGARQIYNYHSGGPEQITRKYDAVVNAAGASMLACRRTTARGGEVMALSPAAIPLVAFSMVSPGARIRMMSAKSPPEDLVWLADRVDDGSLVPIVDTTYELKDVARMHKDAEARSACGKRVVVVGQH, encoded by the coding sequence GTGGGGCTGACCGCCCTGCGGGCGCTGCGGGCGCTGCGCGTGGGCAGCGGCAAGCAGGTCCTGGTCGTCGGGGGCAATGGTGGGGTTGGCTCGACCACTATCCAGGTGGCTCGCCTGCTCGGTGCCGAGGTGGACGCGGTGGTTGGTCGGCAGGGCCAGGCGGCTGAGCAGGCTGGTGCGAGGCAGATCTACAACTACCACTCTGGTGGGCCGGAGCAGATCACCAGGAAGTACGACGCTGTTGTCAATGCTGCGGGAGCCAGCATGCTTGCCTGCAGGAGGACGACCGCCCGTGGGGGCGAGGTCATGGCGCTGTCCCCGGCGGCGATACCGCTGGTCGCCTTCTCCATGGTCAGCCCTGGTGCCAGGATCAGGATGATGTCCGCCAAGTCTCCTCCTGAGGACCTGGTGTGGCTGGCCGACCGTGTTGACGACGGTTCGCTCGTCCCGATTGTTGACACGACCTACGAGCTCAAGGACGTCGCCCGGATGCACAAGGACGCGGAGGCGAGGTCGGCCTGCGGAAAGCGTGTCGTCGTCGTGGGGCAGCACTGA